Proteins encoded by one window of Cannabis sativa cultivar Pink pepper isolate KNU-18-1 chromosome 4, ASM2916894v1, whole genome shotgun sequence:
- the LOC115714609 gene encoding uncharacterized protein LOC115714609 — MLSLAKRLQTLPQCLGAATHHLRWFRNDAAGPPRRRRKTPALARKRAEDNSEWWIVDGEVHEIGENVPLRERFVLPRDNIPNKRRKQLREQFMRRTRLVIKESEHEPWCKRYLELYQELRENWERLYWDEGYTKKHGEDHANYESAEDDDDDFSPYRNRSSNPERLKERSFVVNKQDDTWEKVNLVRDKFEYDRERRMRDKAFAPMHGEATSDSHNSNRNQPFDAQRYFPQDERK, encoded by the exons ATGCTGTCTCTCGCAAAGCGACTCCAAACCCTTCCTCAATGCCTCGGGGCCGCCACACATCACCTCCGGTGGTTCCGGAACGATGCTGCCGGTCCACCCAGGCGCCGTCGCAAGACCCCGGCACTTGCTCGTAAGAGGGCGGAAGACAACTCTGAGTGGTGGATTGTCGACGGAGAAGTTCACGAGATCGGCGAAAATGTACCTCTACGCGAGCGTTTCGTCCTTCCTAGGGATAATATTCCTAATAAGCGTCGGAAGCAGCTCAGGGAACAGTTCATGCGCCGGACTCGCCTCGTTATCAAAGAATCG gaGCATGAGCCTTGGTGCAAAAGGTATTTGGAGCTGTATCAAGAGCTTAGAGAAAATTGGGAGAGGCTTTACTGGGATGAGGGATACACTAAGAAACACGGTGAAGATCATGCAAATTACGAGTCTGCtgaagatgatgatgacgaTTTTTCTCCATATAG GAATAGGTCATCCAATCCTGAGCGACTAAAG gaACGGAGTTTTGTTGTAAACAAGCAAGATGATACCTGGGAAAAGGTCAACCTAGTAAGGGATAAATTTGAGTATGACAGGGAGAGAAGAATGAGAGACAAAG CATTTGCACCGATGCACGGAGAAGCTACATCCGACTCTCATAATTCAAATCGTAATCAGCCTTTTGATGCTCAAAGATACTTTCCCCAGGATGAAAGAAAGTAA
- the LOC115715200 gene encoding uncharacterized protein LOC115715200, whose translation MLRRGAVTTSMLSNNPAVLAGWCRPKRRLRRRRGATVRLGNKRRGFSLGARPVVQWGFMAGPIRMLRKIITDMVPNSQFIEGVYWSLPFLHPQLFPLC comes from the coding sequence ATGTTGAGAAGAGGAGCTGTAACTACATCTATGTTATCAAATAATCCCGCCGTGTTGGCAGGGTGGTGCCGCCCAAAACGAAGGCTGAGGAGGAGGAGAGGAGCCACTGTTAGGCTCGGGAACAAGCGCAGAGGATTCTCTCTTGGAGCACGCCCGGTGGTTCAGTGGGGATTCATGGCTGGTCCTATTCGGATGCTGAGAAAGATCATAACAGATATGGTACCGAATTCGCAGTTTATTGAAGGTGTTTATTGGTCATTACCATTTCTACATCCTCAGTTGTTTCCCCTTTGTTAA
- the LOC115712155 gene encoding uncharacterized protein LOC115712155, whose protein sequence is MCGRARCTMRADDIPRACRRNDGPVRTLHIDRYRPSYNVSPGSNIPVIRREDGSDGGVVLQCMKWGLIPSFTKKTDKPDHYKMFNARSESISEKASFRRLIPKSRCLVSVEGFYEWKKDGSKKQPYYIHFKDGQPLVFAALYDSWENSEGEIIYTFTIITTSSSPALQWLHDRMPVIFGDKEASDAWLDGSSSKVDTLLKPYENPDLIWYPVTPAMGKPSFDGPECIKETKLKTDGNVPISKFFSTKGAKKEVALNSDEKVVKLDSAKCLKEEDPGSKVKTEPFSSTEKEEHDSKSSVMAFSHGVAENCQMKREHEEELSADSKVTSDDTNKLLASPGRKKPKLKSAGDHKQPSVLSFFAKK, encoded by the exons ATGTGTGGTAGAGCCCGTTGTACCATGAGAGCCGACGACATCCCCAGGGCTTGTCGTCGTAACGATGGTCCTGTTCGTACTCTTCACATAGACCG GTATCGTCCTTCGTACAATGTTTCGCCTGGGTCAAACATACCTGTTATTCGCAGAGAAGACGGTTCTGATGGTGGGGTTGTCCTCCAATGTATGAAATGGGGACTTATTCCCAGTTTCACTAAGAAAACTGACAAACCTGATCATTATAAGATG tTTAATGCTCGATCTGAGTCTATTAGTGAAAAGGCTTCTTTCCGTCGTCTAATTCCTAAAAGTCGGTGCCTTGTTTCAGTTGAAGG ATTCTATGAATGGAAAAAAGATGGGTCGAAAAAGCAGCCCTATTACATTCATTTCAAGGATGGCCAGCCTCTTGTTTTTGCTGCTCTTTATGATTCCTGGGAAAACTCTGAAG GGGAGATAATTTACACTTTCACTATTATTACTACATCGTCATCTCCAGCTTTACAGTGGCTGCATG ACCGTATGCCTGTTATTTTCGGTGACAAGGAGGCAAGTGACGCATGGCTTGATGGTTCTTCTTCCAAAGTCGACACATTGCTTAAACCATATGAAAATCCAGATCTG ATTTGGTACCCAGTGACACCAGCAATGGGTAAGCCATCTTTTGATGGACCAGAGTGCATTAAGGAG ACAAAGTTGAAGACAGATGGGAATGTACCGATATCAAAATTTTTCTCGACAAAAGGAGCAAAGAAGGAAGTGGCGTTAAACTCAGACGAGAAGGTTGTCAAGCTTGATTCTGCAAAATGCCTGAAAGAAGAAGACCCTGGATCGAAAGTGAAAACAGAACCATTCTCTTCTACCGAAAAAGAAGAACATGACTCCAAATCTAGTGTCATGGCATTTTCACATGGAGTTGCAGAGAATTGCCAAATGAAGCGGGAACACGAGGAGGAGCTTTCAGCTGATTCAAAGGTTACTTCAGACGACACTAATAAGCTTCTGGCTAGTCCAGGGAGGAAGAAACCAAAATTGAAGAGTGCCGGTGATCATAAACAACCTTCAGTACTTTCATTTTTTGCTAAAAAGTGA